A stretch of Campylobacter volucris DNA encodes these proteins:
- a CDS encoding DNA-directed RNA polymerase subunit alpha, which yields MRHITTSAYTPTEFSIENISDTIAKVSAWPFEIGYAITLAHPLRRLLYSSTVGYAPTGVKIKGVSHEFDSMRGMLEDVALFIINLKKLRFRLKTDSEKEIVTFSFKGPKEICGKDLDNDVVEVVNSDSYLATINEDADLEFTLIIEKGIGYVPSEEVQNFLDPEFIALDAFFTPVKHAVYDIEKVLFEDNPDYEKVVFTITTDGQISPSDAFKNALEAMYKQLSVFDKIASAKCVVASQTSANEVEHVKLLQNITDLNLSARSYNCLEKANVVYIGELALMSAGELADLKNLGKKSLDEIKSVMESIGFPIGGSKLSDSAKETLTKKITELKAQNEG from the coding sequence ATGAGACATATTACAACTTCTGCTTATACACCAACAGAGTTTAGTATTGAAAATATCAGCGATACAATAGCAAAAGTTAGTGCATGGCCTTTTGAGATCGGCTATGCGATTACTTTAGCGCATCCTTTACGCCGTTTGCTTTACTCTAGCACGGTTGGTTATGCACCAACTGGAGTAAAAATCAAAGGCGTATCGCATGAATTTGATAGTATGCGTGGAATGCTTGAAGATGTAGCGCTGTTTATTATCAATCTGAAAAAATTAAGATTTAGATTAAAAACAGATTCTGAAAAAGAGATTGTTACTTTTAGTTTTAAAGGCCCTAAAGAAATTTGCGGAAAAGACTTAGATAATGATGTTGTTGAGGTTGTGAATTCAGATAGTTATCTTGCTACGATTAATGAAGATGCAGATTTAGAATTTACACTGATAATAGAAAAAGGTATAGGTTATGTTCCATCTGAAGAAGTTCAAAATTTCTTAGATCCTGAATTTATAGCACTTGATGCATTTTTTACACCTGTAAAACATGCAGTATATGACATAGAAAAAGTGCTTTTTGAAGATAACCCAGATTATGAAAAAGTAGTTTTTACAATCACAACTGATGGACAAATTTCACCAAGTGATGCGTTTAAAAATGCTTTAGAAGCTATGTATAAACAATTATCAGTATTTGACAAAATTGCTAGTGCAAAATGTGTAGTAGCAAGCCAAACTTCAGCTAATGAAGTAGAGCATGTAAAATTATTACAAAATATTACTGATTTAAATTTAAGCGCTAGAAGCTATAATTGCTTAGAAAAAGCTAATGTTGTTTATATAGGCGAGCTTGCTTTAATGAGTGCAGGCGAACTTGCGGATTTAAAAAATTTAGGAAAAAAATCTCTTGATGAGATTAAAAGCGTTATGGAATCTATAGGTTTTCCTATAGGAGGTTCAAAACTCAGTGATAGTGCAAAAGAAACGCTGACAAAAAAAATTACAGAATTAAAAGCGCAAAACGAAGGATAA
- the rplQ gene encoding 50S ribosomal protein L17 produces MRHRHGYRKLGRTSSHRAALLKNLTIAIIKAGKIETTLPKAKELRGYVERLITRARKGDFNAHRAVFASLQDKEATNKLVTEIAPKYTDRNGGYTRIIKTRIRRGDAAEMAFIEFVA; encoded by the coding sequence ATGAGACATAGACATGGATATAGAAAATTAGGACGCACATCTTCTCATCGTGCTGCCTTATTAAAAAATCTTACCATTGCTATAATTAAAGCTGGTAAAATAGAAACAACACTACCTAAAGCAAAAGAATTAAGAGGGTATGTTGAAAGATTAATCACTCGTGCAAGAAAGGGTGATTTTAACGCTCATAGAGCTGTTTTTGCAAGTTTGCAAGATAAAGAAGCTACAAATAAACTTGTTACAGAAATAGCACCAAAATATACAGATAGAAATGGTGGATATACTAGAATCATTAAAACTAGAATTCGCCGTGGCGATGCTGCTGAAATGGCATTTATCGAATTTGTGGCCTAA
- the hisG gene encoding ATP phosphoribosyltransferase, which yields MQENSRLRIAIQKSGRLSKESIELLNKCGIKMYMHEQSLIAFCTNLPIDILRVRDDDIPGLIFDGVVDLGIVGENVLEENELERKSKNEISNYKMLKKLDFGTCRLSLALPENVEYKGIESFKNLRIATSYPQLLKRFMQENNIPYKTCMLTGSVEVAPSANLADGICDLVSSGATLKANGLKEAMVIYRSKACIIQKYEALNSHKQELVDKLLVRINGVMQARESKYIMLHAPIEKLEKITALLPGVEKPTILPLENDKSKVALHMVSQENLFWETMEALKSEGATAILVLPIEKMLS from the coding sequence ATGCAAGAAAATTCTCGTTTGCGTATAGCTATACAAAAATCAGGTAGGCTTTCTAAAGAGTCCATAGAGCTTTTAAACAAATGCGGGATTAAAATGTATATGCACGAACAAAGCCTTATAGCTTTTTGCACTAATTTACCTATAGATATTTTAAGGGTAAGAGATGATGACATACCAGGGCTTATTTTTGATGGAGTGGTTGATCTTGGTATTGTGGGTGAAAATGTATTAGAAGAAAATGAATTAGAAAGAAAATCAAAAAATGAAATTTCAAATTATAAAATGCTCAAAAAGCTTGATTTTGGAACTTGTCGTTTGTCTTTGGCTTTACCAGAAAATGTAGAATATAAAGGTATAGAAAGTTTTAAAAATTTACGCATAGCCACTTCATATCCTCAACTTTTAAAGCGTTTTATGCAAGAAAATAACATTCCATATAAAACTTGTATGCTAACAGGCTCAGTAGAAGTTGCTCCTAGTGCAAATTTAGCAGATGGAATTTGTGATTTAGTTTCTAGTGGAGCGACTTTAAAGGCAAATGGTTTAAAAGAAGCTATGGTGATTTATCGATCAAAAGCTTGTATTATCCAAAAATATGAAGCACTAAATTCACATAAACAAGAACTTGTAGATAAATTATTAGTTAGAATAAATGGTGTCATGCAAGCTAGAGAATCAAAATATATTATGCTTCATGCACCTATTGAAAAACTTGAAAAAATCACAGCCTTATTACCAGGTGTAGAAAAACCTACCATTTTACCTTTAGAAAATGATAAATCAAAAGTAGCTTTGCATATGGTAAGTCAAGAAAATCTTTTTTGGGAAACTATGGAAGCTTTAAAAAGCGAAGGTGCGACAGCGATTTTAGTGTTGCCAATTGAAAAAATGCTCTCATAA
- a CDS encoding histidinal dehydrogenase / histidinol dehydrogenase: MQILKFENLNKTQQEQALKRPAIGVNPQVKTIVENIIKEVKEKGDEALKEMALKFDKVKLDSIKLSQEQIDDLALKVDDELQEAIKIAYKNIYKFHKAQETQSIKVQTFDGVTCKIITRSIEKVGLYIPGGLAPLFSTALMLAIPAKIAQCKHIALASPAPLHPAIAFVAKLCGINEVYQMGGAGAIAALAYGTQSVEKVDKIFGPGNAFVTEAKKQVNNDSVAIDMQAGPSEVLVLADDKANAKFIASDLLSQAEHGADSQAILVCIDENLANNVSKEVSLQLQNLSRKEIASKAIENSKIIIAKNLEHAISISNEYAPEHLIIHTQNPNELLDQILHAGSIFLGEYSPESMGDYASGTNHVLPTYGLTRAYSSLGLADFMKRMSVQELSKEGFKKLAPIVEILANAEGLDAHKNAVSIRLESLK, translated from the coding sequence ATGCAGATATTAAAATTTGAAAATTTAAACAAAACCCAACAAGAACAAGCTCTAAAACGCCCAGCTATAGGCGTTAATCCTCAAGTTAAAACTATAGTAGAAAACATCATCAAAGAAGTCAAAGAAAAAGGCGATGAAGCGCTTAAAGAAATGGCTTTAAAATTTGATAAAGTAAAGCTAGATTCTATAAAATTAAGCCAAGAACAAATAGATGATTTAGCATTAAAAGTTGATGATGAATTACAAGAAGCGATAAAAATAGCTTATAAAAATATTTATAAATTTCACAAAGCTCAAGAAACTCAAAGCATAAAAGTGCAAACCTTTGATGGAGTAACTTGTAAAATCATCACAAGATCCATAGAAAAAGTAGGCCTTTATATACCAGGTGGTTTAGCGCCTTTATTTTCTACTGCTTTAATGCTTGCTATTCCAGCAAAGATAGCTCAGTGCAAACACATAGCCTTAGCATCTCCAGCTCCATTGCACCCAGCCATAGCTTTTGTAGCAAAGCTTTGTGGCATTAATGAAGTGTATCAAATGGGTGGGGCAGGAGCCATAGCAGCATTAGCTTATGGAACACAAAGTGTTGAAAAAGTAGATAAAATTTTTGGTCCAGGAAATGCCTTTGTAACCGAAGCTAAAAAGCAAGTAAATAACGATAGTGTAGCTATAGATATGCAAGCAGGTCCTTCAGAAGTTTTGGTTTTAGCTGATGATAAAGCAAATGCTAAATTTATCGCTTCTGATTTGCTTTCTCAAGCCGAACATGGAGCAGATTCTCAAGCGATTTTAGTATGTATTGATGAAAATTTAGCTAACAATGTAAGCAAAGAAGTCTCCTTACAACTTCAAAATCTTTCAAGAAAAGAAATTGCAAGCAAGGCTATAGAAAATTCAAAAATTATCATCGCAAAAAATTTAGAACACGCTATAAGTATTTCTAATGAATATGCACCCGAGCATTTAATCATCCATACTCAAAATCCAAATGAGCTTTTAGATCAAATTTTGCACGCAGGTTCTATCTTTTTAGGTGAGTATTCTCCTGAATCTATGGGCGATTACGCAAGTGGAACTAATCATGTTTTGCCTACTTATGGTCTAACTAGGGCTTATTCTTCTTTGGGACTTGCTGATTTTATGAAAAGAATGAGCGTGCAAGAGCTTAGCAAAGAAGGCTTTAAAAAACTAGCTCCTATAGTAGAAATTTTAGCTAATGCTGAAGGGCTTGATGCGCATAAAAATGCTGTGAGTATAAGATTAGAAAGCTTAAAATGA
- the hisB gene encoding bifunctional histidinol-phosphatase/imidazoleglycerol-phosphate dehydratase HisB encodes MSAKILFIDRDGTLIDEPKNDFQIDSLEKLEFEKGAINALLKLKNYGFKFVMVSNQDGLGTNSFPKEDFDKAHEKMLSVFKSCGIEFEDIFICPHFEHENCACRKPKTAMLENYIKNELFDKDKSFVIGDRDSDMLLAQNLQIKGLKYDKTNFNWEQICEYILKHFRNASVIRNTKETQIKLNLAFNDTPKASINTGIAFFDHMLEQIATHANISLSIECKGDLEVDEHHSVEDVALALGEAIKNALDQKIGISRYGFVLPMDETLARCAIDFCNRPHLVYKAKFKKEKLGELSTEMIEHFFYSLSYAMGASLHLKAKGKNDHHKAEGLFKAFARALKMAIKIENENLASSKGMI; translated from the coding sequence ATGAGTGCAAAAATTTTATTTATAGATAGAGATGGTACTTTGATTGATGAGCCTAAAAATGATTTTCAAATTGATTCTTTAGAAAAGCTTGAATTTGAAAAAGGTGCTATAAATGCACTTTTAAAATTAAAAAATTATGGTTTTAAATTTGTCATGGTGAGCAATCAAGATGGCCTAGGCACAAATTCTTTTCCTAAAGAAGACTTTGATAAAGCTCATGAGAAAATGCTAAGTGTTTTTAAAAGTTGTGGTATAGAATTTGAAGATATTTTTATATGTCCGCATTTTGAGCATGAAAATTGTGCGTGTAGAAAACCAAAGACGGCTATGCTTGAAAATTATATAAAAAATGAGCTTTTTGACAAAGACAAAAGCTTTGTCATAGGCGATAGAGATAGCGATATGCTCTTAGCGCAAAATCTTCAAATCAAAGGTTTAAAATACGATAAAACTAATTTTAATTGGGAGCAAATTTGTGAGTATATTTTAAAGCATTTTAGAAATGCTAGTGTGATTAGAAACACCAAAGAAACGCAAATTAAACTAAATTTAGCTTTTAATGACACTCCAAAAGCTAGTATCAATACAGGTATAGCTTTTTTTGATCATATGTTAGAGCAAATTGCTACTCATGCAAATATTTCTTTAAGCATTGAATGCAAAGGTGATTTAGAAGTAGATGAGCACCATAGTGTAGAAGATGTAGCACTTGCTTTGGGTGAGGCTATAAAAAATGCATTAGATCAAAAAATAGGCATATCAAGATATGGTTTTGTTTTGCCTATGGATGAGACTTTAGCAAGATGTGCGATCGATTTTTGTAATAGACCACATTTAGTTTATAAAGCTAAATTTAAAAAAGAAAAGCTTGGAGAACTTAGCACAGAGATGATAGAGCACTTTTTTTATTCTTTAAGCTATGCTATGGGGGCTAGTTTGCATTTAAAAGCAAAAGGAAAAAACGATCATCACAAAGCCGAAGGACTTTTTAAAGCCTTTGCAAGAGCTTTAAAAATGGCTATTAAAATAGAAAATGAAAACCTAGCAAGTTCTAAAGGAATGATATGA